In Coleofasciculus chthonoplastes PCC 7420, the sequence ATTGACGATTAGGGGTACAATGATGAGCGATAATTATCCCCCATAATTGATGGTACACAGGAGACTGAGGTTTTTTTAGATCAGACTCACTGTTACAGATGGGTATCGCTAAAACAGATTGCTTGTGCAAATTGAACAATTTTGGTTTTAGGTTAGACATTTTTTTACTGTTAATAACTTGAATAAACTCTTCATTGTCGGACAATATCTGAGGCAAATTAAAAAGTTCATGAATTGCCGGAATCTCTGGATAACTATTGCTATAGTCAGCCGCTTCTAAAAGCATAGTAGGAGATTTATCTGCTTGATAGCGATAGATGAGAACCCGATCGGTTTTCAGGAATTGACGGATTTGGGTGACAGTGGTGTGTAAAATTTCTTCGAGATCTAATGAGCGTCGGATCTGCTCAACCATACGCTCTAAAATCCGCTCCCGTTTAGCCTGCTGTCGAATTGACTCGCGATCGCGTTCCCGTTCAATGGCGTAGCGTATAGCCCGGATCAAGTTTTCTCCAGCAAATTGCCCCTTTATTAAATAATCTTGAGCGCCTTCACGAACCACTTGAATTGCCAACTTTTGATCGTTAAGAGAGGTTAAAACAACAATCGGAGTCGTGGGCGCTTTTGCTTTGACTTGAATTACAGTATTTAGTCCTTGACTATCCGGAAGAGATAGATCGAGTAAAATAATGTCGAAGGTAAAGTCTATCAATTTTTTTATGCCCTGACTCAAGCGTTGAGCATGGGTTATGGCGAATTGATTACTGTTTACTTCTGAAAATAATTCTTGGATTAATTCAGCTTCTACACGGTTATCTTCAATTAAGAGGATTTTTATAATTTGACTGTCCGATAAAACAGGTTGGTTGCATTTTAGTCTATTCATGATTATAATCCTATGACTTATTAATTAGATCTAAAGTTTAGCTTAAATTATAAATATCGTAAGGAGTCGGACAAGAATAAAGTTTAGGATTTGGACTGAGCGACAAGGAATTGAAGATTATTACGATTATATTTTATCGATTCTGGATTATGAATCTGGAAACATGACCTTAATGGTTTTAGGCGATTCCTAATTTCCAAGTTTTAGATTAACATCCGACTCCTATAAATTATTACTAACTTAAGGGAGAAGTTCGGTATACGCGAAGACGTATTTCAGTAATATAGTGCCAGATTATATACAATTTACCTGACCTAAATTATTATCGGCAGCCTGAATGCAAACTTGCTGAGTCAATGACTCATATATAAGAATTTTTCTCCTATCTTGGGGTTGAATTGACTGCGCTAATTTCCATCTCTTTAGGTAGATGCTCCCCTAATCACATCAGTTCAATAATCGAAGTATCTAACTTATCGCAAAAGGCAGAAGGTTATTACTGATCCGTAGTTGTTTCAGTGATTTAACTTTTGACATTCTGGAAAATTGTCCCCACCTACTTATTAGCCTTTTTATTTCGCCTGTAGTCTTTGCCAAAGGGTAAAACTTAGAAGAATAATTATAGTACCACTTGTAACAATAATCACCATTGAGGTCATCCCTTGCAGTTTCATCGCCAGTCCGTTACATGCCAACGTCACCCCCCACAGGGTAAAAGCCGCATGACGTTGAGAAAAACCCCAAGCTAGTAAGCGGTGGTGTAAGTGATCTTTGCCTGGAGTTTTCAGTGGGTTTTTTCCCGCCATGAGTCGCCGAACAAATACCTGAGTCGTATCTAGCACAGGCAATAATAAAAAGAATGCGGGCGGTACTAGAGCAAATACCGTCGTCACTTTCAGGTTGCCTAAAATACTGGTTGCGGCTAGCACATAGCCAAAAAAGTAAGCCCCCGCATCTCCCATAATGATTCGGGAGGGATAGAAATTGTGTCGTAAAAATCCCAGTGCAGCACCTCCTAAGGCTGCCAAAAGTAAGGTGGCGGCGGCTCTCGTTTCAAATTGCGCCGAAACTGCTAACAAACTCATGGCGGTAATGAAGCTGATCCCACCCGCCAAACCATCCATTCCATCCATTAAATTAATCGCATTGGTAATTCCCACAACCCACAACCAGGTCAACACAATGGAGAATATTGGGTCAATGGGAGTGCCAAAAGGCGTTTCGATGCGGATATCGCTGGCAATCAGTAAGAGGGCGGTAAGGGTTTGACTAAACAGGCGTACATACGCAGGTAGACCAAATTGGTCATCGATAAAGCCCACGAGGACGAGGATGGAACCACCGAGCAAAATCGTCAGCACTTGGGCTAAGACGCCTTCGATGACAATGGGTCTTAATAGAGTAGCCAGGACTAGCGCCGCTATGACACCCGCATAAATTGCCAATCCACCCGCGTTAGGTAGGGGTTCTTGATTGAGTCGTCGGGCATTCGGTTGATCCGCCCAACCCACTTGCAGTGCAAATGAGCGTACTGCTGGAATCAAACACCAGGTTACCCCCCACGCTAACCCGAAGGTGAATATAACTGCTAGCCAGCCACTGCCACTAGGGTTAGCAATGCCGAGAGACTCTAGGAAGCTGTACAAATCTATCTCCCACTTCACGCTCAGACTGCCAATTATTATTATTCTCAACTGTACAGGAATCAATTCGGCAAAGTGCTACTGCAATTTTGGATATTGATTCGGTGTAGTAGTACTTACCGGACACCATTGTATTGATCCGGGTTGTTGTAGCTCATACTAAATTCAGGTTAACAAGGCTCCAAGGTAGAAGGCAGAAGGCTGTGAGCCGATTATTCGGGAGAGGATGAGGGCGGATTGGGATCAGAATGCTGATGACTCTCTACTGTCTCAAGGTATTGACTATCCAGTAAAAAAGCGCCCTTAGAAAAGCGAACTCCCCAAAATCCGCCGGGACGTCGATCAAGGATCACCCCTTCTTCACCAATGCTAATCACGTCCGGAGGTCGCAGCATCGGCATAGGTTCGGCTGTTTTAACATAGCGGGGTAGGGCAATTAGGCGAACGCGATCGCCAACTTTAAATTCTTCAGACATATTACTCGGTATGGGTCAGTGCTGATCAGTTCCTAGCTTATGACGAGATCTTGCCACACGGGTAATAAATCTTAAGATACCTTCTGGCGATCGCACCCCTGATCAATTAAACCTCCGTCATTCTTATGTAGGGGCGACCCGCCTCCACAAATCGACAACTGTATCTACTCAATTGGCTCGGGTCGCCCTTTCCTCAAACGTTGGTGTCAGAACATGACCGATCATGAATCATTAGCAAAAACCAATGACATAAGCCATAAGCCATAAGACATAAGACCAATTTAAGGAACTTGCCAAATGCGCTGATGGTAAGCTTCGGGTTCAGCGTAAGGGTCAGGAGGATGCTCTGAGTGATTATGGCTATGGTGGTGATGATCATGGTGATGACCGTGATCATGATTATGAGTGTGACCCGTATTATCCCCCACTGCCGCTAATCGGAACTTACACAATTCACAATTCATCTGCACCTGTCCCAGTTGCGTCTCGATTTCTCGTTCCCGCAATACCGAGAGTAATTCCGGTTGAATACCCATTTCCGGTAAACAGGTCATCGTAATATCCGGATATTGCTCCTGCTGCTGCGCTGTGATATCAAATATTTTTTTCACCAGCACTCCAGTAAACAGGAAATAAGGCAGAACAATAATCCGCTTAGGCTGGAAAAGTCGAGCGCGATTGAATCCTTCCTCTAACCGGGGATGAGTAATCCCAATAAAGCAGATTTCCACCGTTTTGTAGCCACTGCCTTCCCAGAGCAGACGCGCTAATTTGTAAACATCACCATTGGCATCGGGATCACTAGAACCGCGACCAACAACTAGAAGAACCGTTTCACTTCTGGGAATTGAGGACATTGAACTGTTCTCTGATGGTTGATCCAGTTCAGCCAGTCGCCGATGCCATAACTCCAGAATTGCCGGAGTAATGCCAAAATGACGCCCATAATAGAATCGGATTTGCGGATGTCTGGCTTTAGCGCGGTCTAACTCGTTGGTGACATCAAATTTATTATGTCGCGCTGCAAATAGCAAAATCGGCAGGACGGAGAATTCTGTATACCCTTGTGCCACACATTGGTCTACGCCCTCCTGAATACTGGGAGTAGTTAATTCCAGAAAACAAGGAACAACCGGGCGAGACGAGTCTAACCCTTGGTAAGCCTGGGCAAAATCCAAAAACCCCTGACGCCCTTGCATATCCCGGCTACCGTGACCAATCATTAACAGGGGGCGGTTAAGGGGGAGTGGTGGCAAAGATAGTGAATCTGGGGTGAAATGAGTCGTATCTACAGTCGGCATTAAAATTAAGCTCCCTTCCCGTGCGAGGCAGGAATATAGGGTGGACAAGCAACAGCTAGGTATTCTGGCTTAGGTGGAACGTCAGCGAGGTTCGTCGTTGCGCTGTCTTCGCCATAAACACTGAAGCATCGACTACAAACCTTAAAGAGCGTGCCATTTCAACCTTGACAGTTGCCGCACAGCCCCGGACTTACACCGGAGTTTCCCTAGGTTGTTGCCATTCAATTGTGCCTTGATATCTTATCCGATTCGGCAACGAGTCAAAATCCAGGGTAGGGGGTTTTTCCCTAGCTTGTAGTTGTAGTGGCGATCTAGGATTGGGTTTTCATGATCCTGACAATCTCACTGAGGGTTTGGGATACCGATCGCGGATTCCAGCCTAAGTCTTGACGCGCTTTGGTTGCATCGACGCGCACGCACCGATCATAGACGTAATGCACCCGTTCCCGACTCAGGGGCGGTTGCCAATTCAACAGGCGTCCGATGGGGTCAAGGATGTTTCCGGCGAGTCTCACCAAGGGTTTGGGGGCTTCCACCGGAACTGGAATCCCAGTGTCTTGACTGAGAAGGGTGAACATCTCACGGGTGGAAAGATCGCCCGCCGAAATGATATATTTTTCGCCCGGTTGACCTTTTTGGGCTGCCAGAATCATGGCGTTAGCTAAGTCATCAACGTGGACAATTCCGGTAATGCGATCGCCCCCCGCCCATACTTTTAAGCCGCCTTTGAGAAATTGCTTGAGTACGGGACCAAAATGGGGGTCATCTGCACCAAAGATACCAGACGGGAGGATACTCACCACGGGTAAGCCTTGGGCGGCAAATTGGTCTACAATTTGTTGGGCTTGGTATTTGGTGCTGTCATAAGCCCCGGAAAAGTCGGTTTGTTGGCGTTGAAAGGTTTCATTCACCACTTGACCTTTAGTGTCACCAAACACGCCAATGGTGCTACAGTAGACGAGTTTGGCTACACCAACCGCTTGAGCCACCTCTAAAACAGCGCGAGTTCCCTCAACATTCACCCGTTCCATTTCTTTGGCATCCACGAGTCCTAATTCCACATAAGCAGCGGTGTGAAATACCCAGTCTACCCCAGTCATGGCTGTTTTTAGGGCGTCGCGATCGCTAATATCGCCGTAAACCAGTTCGACTTGGCAATCCGAGAGACGCTGAAGGTTGCTAGACTTGCGGACGAAACCGACAACGGTATCCCCCCGTTGTTCTAAGGCTTTAACTAAATGAGAACCGGTAAATCCGTTGGCTCCGGTGACTAGGGCTTTCATCACACCTCCTGGCTGTTAGCGTTAACCAGCCTTGGGTTCAAACCCAAGGCTAAAAGCTTAAGTCAGCTAAAGCTGACTAGATAAGCATAGCCAGGAAATAAATTTCCGGCTGAAAGCTAAAGTAAGCTTTAGCTTACTGGAGAAGTCTTTGAACCCGTTTAAACGGGTTTAAGCTCTTAGCCCAGAGTTTGAACTCCGGGCTGATTTTCTATTGATTTTGTAAAAGTTCTCGAATTCGTTGGCGAAACAACCGCACGGCTGTTCGCTGTCCCTGGAGATTACTTTGTTCAATAAAACCGGGAATCTCGGTTACAGGTAAAAAGGGAAACGTCATGCTTTGTTCTCTCGGTTCATATTCTCCTTCAACTAATTGATAAACCTGGAGAGTTTGACGAGTATATCTCCACAATTCTGGAACACCCAGCGCCGCATAAATAGATTGTTTATCAACAGAGGAACTGGTATAATCTGACTCAATATATAATACCAGGTAGGGTGGGTTAGGCGGTAATTCAATTCAAAAAATCACCATTTAATTTGGTGTCCGCCGTAACCCACCAATCACAAGGCTTGTAGTATATTAATTAACAATACTGTGTAAATTGGCGCAAAGAGATTGGCGCGATCGCACACTTGTAATCCAAAATCCGCATTTTTTACCCCATTTTTGCCACGGCGATTAAAATCGCTGCTACACAAACAAAGTCCGCCTACGCGGACTGAATTATAACGGGGGCGGGAAACCTGGATTTAATATAATTTAATATAATTTACAAACGCTGTCCCAGTTTCAACCAGGAGAATACCTGTTCAATAGTTAGCTGTAGACTGAGGAAATCGGGTACAGGTAGTCTATCCTCTGGTTGTCGTATAATTTCTGGTAATTGATTGGGATAAAAACAGATTACTGCTTTCTCATGGGGGTCAATTAACCACCCCAAACGGGTTTGATCTCTGAGACAGAATAAAATATTATCTGTTACCTTTGTTTGTGACCGATCTGATGAAAGAATTTCAATTGTCCAATCTGGAGAACATTCAAATACGTTTGCTACTTCTCCATCAGCATCGAAGGGAATTCTCTCCCATTGAAATACCGCAACATCTGGCACAATAGAGCGTCCGCCAAACGTGCAGCGCAATTCTGGGAAAGCATAAGCTATTTTTTCAGGAAATCCCACCTCGTTTACTGTATTGGCGAGGCATATTTGGAGAGTGCTGTGTTTCCCTTGTGGTATGGGTTTTTGATAGATTTTACCGTCCATAAATTCTCTAGGTGGTTGGGTTTCAGGAAGTTTGAGAAAGTCAGCTAGGGTGAGGGTTTGAGTTGTTGTTGTCATAGTGAACTGCCCTTGATACCTTGATTCAATTGTATTACCTGCCTAAGCTAGGCGTGATGATCAAGTATTGTTTACCCCATTTTTGCCACGGCGATTAAAATCGCTGCTACACAAACTAAGTCCGCCTACGCGGACTGAATTATAACGGGGGGCGGGAAACCTGGATTTAATCGCTAACCGCATCAACTGACTACAGCGTTTTTTCATAAATTCGATAGGTTTTATAAATTGTCCCCCCCGACGCTTCAATCAACTTACGAGACGGGAAATTATCTTCCCAAACCCAACCTAGTTCTGCTCGCTTATAGGGCTTGCCTTTCTTAATTCCCCCTTGCATACCCAAATAAATTAACGCCAGCGGCACCATTTTGCGGCGATATTCTGGCAATGAAGCAATCGCAATTACCCGTCCTTGGTCAATCTGGCGACGATGCCAAATAAACTTAAGAATTCCTAGCCAGTTTAGTTTACCCTTAACGTGTTTTAGGGGAATATTATAGTCCGGTAATCCCATAAAAAAGCCGATCATTTCACCCTTGTCTTCGGCAATGGGAAAAACATCTGGATCAACTAAACTCTGTAATGACTTGGCTTCTTCTAGAAATTCGGCTTCCGTTCTCGGTGCAGAACTCCAGTTGTTGGCAAAGGCACGGTTAAAAAGGTGATAAAGGCTGATACAATCTTGTTCAAATCCTTCCCCTTTGGTTCTAATCGGACGAAACGTAATACCCGATTTACAGGCAATCTGATAGGCTTTCTTAAATTTATCCGATAAGGGCTTATCTAAAGGAAAATCATAAGCATAAGTATCCTTCGCTTTCTGCCAGCCATCTTTTTCCAAAAATTCGGGATAGTAGGGGGGGTTATAGGGCATCATCACCATGGGCGGTGTATCAAAGCCATCGACCAAAAATAAACAATTATTGTGGGTCGATAAATCAATCGGTCCCCGCGCCACAGTCATTCCTTGTTCTCGTAACCACTGACAAGCCGCATTCAGGAGAGATTGCGCGATCGCGCAATCTGGGACACACTCAAAAAATCCAAATAAACCAACCGTTTTTCCCTCTCGTTCAATTAACCGTTGATTCACCGCCGCCACAATTCGCCCCACCGCTTGGGAAGGGTGGGACGAGTCGAGGGCAATAAATTGCTGTAATTTGCCGTAGCCAAAAAAGGGATTATCGGGGGCAAATTGCTTCGCTACATCGCTACGCAGCGGCGGTATCCAATTGGGATCATTCCCATAGACTCGTGCAGGCACATCCAGAAACAAGTCCTGGTCGGCTGGAGTGGTTACAGTGCGAATTTTGTCATTTGTCATTTGTCATTCGTCAAATAACCAATAACCCAAGACGAGTTAGGCGCTGATCATGGGTTTATATAAAAAATCTCGTGTTGCTACCATGGCGGCGACTAATTTATCCATTTCCTCCTTAGTATGCAGAGCATTTGCCGTCATCCGGATACGGGGTTTAGCAATAAACCAAATGGGTGATACCCAAATCCCATGATTCTCTAACATATACTGACCAAACAATTTCGGATTAATTTCTGAGGGTAAAATAACCGGGATCACGTTCGTTTCACCAATGGCATCAAATCCGGCTTCGACTAAGCGCGATCGCAAGTAGCGAGTATTTGCCTGAAGCTTTTTCACCATGTCGGGATGACGGCGCACCTGACGGATGCTCTCTAAGGCGGCGGCTGCTAGAGGTGGCGACAAGGAAACCGTACCGATAGACGTGGGCGAAACATTTAATAAGGGAATCAATTCTGCCAGAGGACTGCTAATTGCCGCCCCTGCTGATGCGGCAAACTTAGAGAATGTGGTCATAATCAGCGGCACAACACCTTGCTCCATGGTGTATTGGGGTAGGATGCCAAAATGCTCATAGATGCCGCCACCTGTCGCCCCAATCGCCCCACTAGCATGAGCTTCATCCATCACCAAGACACTGCCTTCGTAATGTCGCAGCACCTCGATCATATCGGGGAGGGGGGCAATATCCCCATCCATGGAGAACACTGCATCAGAAATCACCATAATTCGATCTTGGGGACGAGCATAGCGACGCAGTTTCCGCGATAAGTCCTCTACATCACAGTGGCGATAGGCTCTCACCCGCACACGCGGACTATGACCAAATAACTTTCCAGAACGAGTTCCCGCGTTGACGACGGCTGAGAGAATACAGCCATGGTTGAGGACATCAGTCAAAATTAATGTCTCACGGGTATGCTGAAAGCCAGGAACGGGAATAGCCAAATGGCAGAACGCATCCATTAGGGCTTGCATCGCCATCCACGCATTCAAAAAGAGTTGGGTATGGGGTAGGTGCTTAAACTCCGAAATCTCTTGCTCGAGCTGCCGATGCAAATCGATGCGACCACTCAGGACTGAGGTTGAACTGTTGGACGTACCATATTGAAAAATAGCATCAACCGCTGCTTGGCGAACCGCCTCGTTCTGAACCAGACCCAAGACATCATTCGTACAGAACGTGAGAACCGTCTGACGCTTTCCTGTGGCGACTGATTCTATCTCGACTAAATTTCCCTGCTTTTGATGGCAAACATATTCGTCGGGCGCTAATCCACTTTCGTACCACCGCTGGACGTACTCTTTGACAACTTCCACAACCTTACTCCTCTCACCTTTTCCTAGATAGACTACCGCTTCTAGCTAAAAATGTGTGTTTTTCTCTCAACTTTAAGTGATTATCCCGACTGAATATCAAGCTCCATGTTGGCGATTTTATAGAGTACACGGTAATCCTATATAATACGGGGTGATTGGACAGGGCGGCTTATGACAGACAATAATGCTGGCACATTGGCGATCGCTCTGGTTGGTGCTTTTTTAATTTCTGCTCTAGCAGGGTAGCATAAAAAGCAACCCCCTGCGGGATTTGTTTTAATCCAAGCCTCCGGAATACCCCACAGACAATTCATTCCCGAGTAGAGGCACGACATGTCGTACCCCTACAGGTAGCTTAATCTTGCTCCTACACTCTCACACCTCTACACTCAGGCAATTTCAACCGAAAACCTTTCGAGCAATCTTCCTTAACCTGTCGATTGAGACGATGCAGGTTGAGACGATGCCGAATTCAATTTAGGAGCAGTTATTGGCGGCGAGGAAGGGGGTTTTTCTTCCCATCCTGGAGGCGCAAACTGGGGCAAAATTTCCCGACTGAAGGCTTCGGCGGCTTTGGAACGGTAGCGATGGGGATTGACGATTAAAGACAGCGTTCGCTTCACCACGACGCCTTCTATCGTTGCTCGGTGTAAGACACCCATTTGCAATTCTTTTTCGATGGCTGAAATAGATACAAATGCTGCACCCAATCCTGATTGCACGGCGTTTTTAATTGCCTCAATTGAGTTGAGTTCCATCTCAATCTTCAGGCGTCGGGTATCAATATCACAGCGCGTGAGAACCTGGTCGATTACCTTACGAATCGTGGATTGGGAGTCGAGTGCAATAAATTGTAACTTATACAAATCCTCCTTATGCACGGTTCCCACCTTTGCCAGGGGGTGGAAGGCGGGTAAAATGAACGCCAACTCGTCTTCCGAGTAGGGCATAATATGTAACGTTTCTTGAAGTTCCGTGGGGACTTCACCGCCAATGATAGCTAAATCAACCTGTCCATTGGACACAGACCAAGAAGTACGGCGCGTTGAGTGGACTTGTAATTGTACCGACACATCCGGATACTGCTGTCGAAACAAGCCAATCATTCGAGGTAAGAGATAGGTTCCCGTGGTTTGAGAGGCGCCCACAATCAGCGTCCCACCCTGGAGATTCTGTAAATCCTCAATCGCCCGACAGGTTTCCTGACAAAGGGTGAGAATCTTTTCACCGTAGCTTAGGAGTAAGTGTCCGGCTTCTGTCAATTGAGCGCGACGCCCGCCTCGGTCAAATAAGGGGACATCAAGCTGTCGTTCCAAGTTTTGCACTTGTAAACTCACAGCCGGTTGGGAAACGTACAAACTATCCGCCGCACGTTTAAAACTCCCCTCAGAAGCGATTGCTTTGAGAATCCGGAGTTGATCGAGAGTGAAAGGAAGGTCAGACATAGGAGCTAAACCATCAAAAAAGGAGCAATAACAGGCAATCCCAGGGGGGTTGAAGATGGGATTTAACGTCAACGATAGTAGGAATTGCCAACAACGAACGTGTAAACCTGTGCCTGAAATCGACAGTAACACAACACGGGATCAAGTCCTTGAGTATTCTTGCTAGGATAAATTGGGCAACTTTCAAGGGCATCAGGATTTATGGGGGTCTGGACTAACGTGACATCCAGTCATTGGGTAATGGCTGGACTACTTTTGAGCTTTGCGATCGCGCATAGTGGTCTAGCTGCATTGCGACCTTGGGCTGAACAACGGATTGGCGCGAGGTTCTATCGAATTTTATTTGCTCTGGTTAGCCTATCTCTTGCTGTTGTATTAATTATTTACTTTTTCAACCACCGCTATGATGGGATTCAATTGTGGCGGGTGCAGGGAATTCCGGGGATCAAGTCCCTAGTCTGGTGGCTTTCAGCGGTTTCTTTTTTGTTTCTGTACCCTGCTACATTTAACCTGTTAGAAATCGCCGCCATCCAGAAACCCCAAGTTCATCTCTACGAAACCGGAATCATTCGGATTACCCGACATCCGCAAATGGTGGGACAGGTAATTTGGTGTATTGCTCACACCCTCTGGATTGGCACAAGCTTCACTCTACTCACCTCGGTAGGATTAATTTTGCACCATTGTTTTGGCGTTTGGCATGGGGATCAACGGCTTTCCAAACGCTATGGCGACGCCTTTGAGTCTGTCAAGGAGCGTACCTCGGTTTTTCCTTTCCTGGCGCTAATTCAGGGACGCCAAACCCTGAAATGGGAAGAATTTATCCGTCCCGCCTATCTAGGCGTAATTGGCTTTGTCGGCTTGTTGTGGTGGGCGCATCCCCTACTTATGCGAGCAACTGCCCAAATAAATTGGTAAAATTAGCGGATTTGTTGTTCAAATAATCCCAATTCGATGTAGCATGATCCCAAGGAAGCGAGTAAAAATTCAATAGAATTCGAGGGATCATGGTGTTGTCGGTGAACGAGCAGACGTTTAAGCAATACGTTTTAGAAAACTCCAAGATGGTTCTGGTTGATTTTTGGGCACCTTGGTGTGGGCTGTGCCGCCTAATCCAGCCAATCTTGGAGGACGTACAGCAGGAATGGAGCGATCGGATTGAAGTGGTGCGGGTGAATGCGGATAATAGTCTCAGGCTTGCCAGTACCTATCAACTCAAATCTTTACCCACCTTGCTTTTATTTGAAAACGGTCAGTTAGTGGAGCGATTAGAAGGCTTTCAAGGACGAGATGACTTGCGCTTGGCGATTCAAAATTTGATCGGGAACAATCAATCGCAGTTTTCCGCCTCTATTGGCGGAGGTTTAACTCATACTACCAGTGCAACTCAATCAGCCGCCTAGCTAGTGCAAAAAAGCAGGAGGCAGAAGGCAGGAGGTAGGAGGGGAGAAAGCTTATACAGTAAGATTTGCAATCTACAAAACTTAGTACAGTGCCGTGTCAACCGCTCAAAAATATCTGTGCAAACCTATGCAAGATACGCCGTCATGCGGTACTAACGACTTCCCGTCGGATTCTCACCGACCTCTCTAAGCTCCCCGAAGGGATTGACAGTAGCCGATGACGGTTCATCCGGTGATTCCCCATCCGCAGCAGAGCGTAACAAGCGAGTAGACTGTTAGTCTAGGCTGGTAAAAGGAGTGGCGAGACGAACCTTTGAGGAGTTTCGCCACCAACCGCCAGTGTGACCAGACGTGCTTCCGTGGTTCCCTTCCTTGGTAGGCGGTTCTGGCTGGCAGTCTTTCCGATAAAAACATCCCACGTCGCGCTAGCACAAAGGCAGCAGCTGTGGCAGAGTTCATTCCATAAGTAGACATGAACTTAATCAATCCAATCCAGCTACTGTAAGCCGGATTGACCTCAATCACTTGGATGCCCAGTTTGAAGCATCTAGCTAATAGAAGTTTAAGAAATTTTGAGTAAGCCAAGTTACTCAGCATACGGCGAGCCCTTGCATTTAGTTCGCGCAACCGTTTTTTCTTATCGCTAAAGTCGAGCTTTTCGACAACGATGGGGCGCTTATGTTCTAGGGCGAGGTTTGTCAGTTGGGTTACGACATCAACCAAGAGAGCCTCAGTACGTCCTTTAGGTTGAGACTGGATATTAACCTTGAATTGACCAAAGCCATCCAGATTTCCGTCAAAGTCAGTCATCGCCCAGCCGATACAGTTGGGATTGAGATCTACACCAATAGCTCCCCAAGAAACGGGGGCAGTTATCCTGGGTGCCGGTTCGACATCAAAGGTGATATGGATTTCCCACTCCGTTAGACTTTTTTGAATGAATCGATAGGTTAAAGCTTGCTTGTTGTACCAGGCTGTTGCTAGGTTATCGGTTCCATGTTTGGGTAAACGGATAGGAAACTGAATATATTTCCCATATCGCAATTCTAGTCCATAAGGAACTCGAATATGAAGTTCGGAGCCGATTAAGTCCAACTGGCAAATCTGATTTCCGTAGGATTCATCCTTGGAACCAACCATCTCCACGGTATACTTGTTCCCCAAGTTTACGTGCAAGGGAGACGCTTTGATATTGGATATCTTCTGCTTTAACTTGTGGGCATACCGTTTCTTCTGATGAAGTTTGACTTGGGCTTGCCTGTATCGGGTTAAATGATGAGGACACCGCATTGGGCAAGCGTCTGGGTACTTAGGCTTGAGGGACTTGGGAACTTTCTTCTTTTTCCCTCGGTTCACCTGTTCTACGGCTTGTAGGTAATCGGAGTGTGCTTTGATTTTCTTTTCTAAATTCTGGCTGGACTTCGGTTGTGTGTTTGAGTTTACCCTGAAGTTGTTCTAAGTGATTGCGACGACAAACTTTAGCCGACTTAACTGCACCTTCAAC encodes:
- a CDS encoding Uma2 family endonuclease produces the protein MTTTTQTLTLADFLKLPETQPPREFMDGKIYQKPIPQGKHSTLQICLANTVNEVGFPEKIAYAFPELRCTFGGRSIVPDVAVFQWERIPFDADGEVANVFECSPDWTIEILSSDRSQTKVTDNILFCLRDQTRLGWLIDPHEKAVICFYPNQLPEIIRQPEDRLPVPDFLSLQLTIEQVFSWLKLGQRL
- a CDS encoding aminotransferase class I/II-fold pyridoxal phosphate-dependent enzyme, with product MEVVKEYVQRWYESGLAPDEYVCHQKQGNLVEIESVATGKRQTVLTFCTNDVLGLVQNEAVRQAAVDAIFQYGTSNSSTSVLSGRIDLHRQLEQEISEFKHLPHTQLFLNAWMAMQALMDAFCHLAIPVPGFQHTRETLILTDVLNHGCILSAVVNAGTRSGKLFGHSPRVRVRAYRHCDVEDLSRKLRRYARPQDRIMVISDAVFSMDGDIAPLPDMIEVLRHYEGSVLVMDEAHASGAIGATGGGIYEHFGILPQYTMEQGVVPLIMTTFSKFAASAGAAISSPLAELIPLLNVSPTSIGTVSLSPPLAAAALESIRQVRRHPDMVKKLQANTRYLRSRLVEAGFDAIGETNVIPVILPSEINPKLFGQYMLENHGIWVSPIWFIAKPRIRMTANALHTKEEMDKLVAAMVATRDFLYKPMISA
- a CDS encoding IS200/IS605 family accessory protein TnpB-related protein yields the protein MRCPHHLTRYRQAQVKLHQKKRYAHKLKQKISNIKASPLHVNLGNKYTVEMVGSKDESYGNQICQLDLIGSELHIRVPYGLELRYGKYIQFPIRLPKHGTDNLATAWYNKQALTYRFIQKSLTEWEIHITFDVEPAPRITAPVSWGAIGVDLNPNCIGWAMTDFDGNLDGFGQFKVNIQSQPKGRTEALLVDVVTQLTNLALEHKRPIVVEKLDFSDKKKRLRELNARARRMLSNLAYSKFLKLLLARCFKLGIQVIEVNPAYSSWIGLIKFMSTYGMNSATAAAFVLARRGMFLSERLPARTAYQGREPRKHVWSHWRLVAKLLKGSSRHSFYQPRLTVYSLVTLCCGWGITG
- the trxA gene encoding thioredoxin — protein: MVLSVNEQTFKQYVLENSKMVLVDFWAPWCGLCRLIQPILEDVQQEWSDRIEVVRVNADNSLRLASTYQLKSLPTLLLFENGQLVERLEGFQGRDDLRLAIQNLIGNNQSQFSASIGGGLTHTTSATQSAA
- a CDS encoding NnrU family protein, which translates into the protein MAGLLLSFAIAHSGLAALRPWAEQRIGARFYRILFALVSLSLAVVLIIYFFNHRYDGIQLWRVQGIPGIKSLVWWLSAVSFLFLYPATFNLLEIAAIQKPQVHLYETGIIRITRHPQMVGQVIWCIAHTLWIGTSFTLLTSVGLILHHCFGVWHGDQRLSKRYGDAFESVKERTSVFPFLALIQGRQTLKWEEFIRPAYLGVIGFVGLLWWAHPLLMRATAQINW
- a CDS encoding LysR family transcriptional regulator, which gives rise to MSDLPFTLDQLRILKAIASEGSFKRAADSLYVSQPAVSLQVQNLERQLDVPLFDRGGRRAQLTEAGHLLLSYGEKILTLCQETCRAIEDLQNLQGGTLIVGASQTTGTYLLPRMIGLFRQQYPDVSVQLQVHSTRRTSWSVSNGQVDLAIIGGEVPTELQETLHIMPYSEDELAFILPAFHPLAKVGTVHKEDLYKLQFIALDSQSTIRKVIDQVLTRCDIDTRRLKIEMELNSIEAIKNAVQSGLGAAFVSISAIEKELQMGVLHRATIEGVVVKRTLSLIVNPHRYRSKAAEAFSREILPQFAPPGWEEKPPSSPPITAPKLNSASSQPASSQSTG